A part of Chitinivorax tropicus genomic DNA contains:
- the smc gene encoding chromosome segregation protein SMC, producing the protein MRLSQIKLAGFKSFVDPQQIPVPGQLVAVVGPNGCGKSNVIDAVRWVLGESSAKQLRGESMQDVIFNGSDHRKPVGRASVELVFDNSLGRAAGQWSQYAEISIKRVLTRQGESSYFINNIQCRRRDIQDLFLGTGVGTRGYAVIEQGMISRIIEARPEELRVFLEEAAGVSKYKERRKETEARLNDTRDNLTRVDDIRQELESQLEKLAVQAEVAEKYQQLKQTLENTQNLLALLRKLEAQKDQEKLTRDIATAVNDLEAATAQLRDTESQLEQLRETHFTASDELHAVQGRLYEANAEVARLEQQIIHLKDSRGRLGNQISQAKAQLSQLQQQVGTTDELHLHWQSETEVLAERVEWAQTHLLEANEAMPALESAWRTAQQSFGEIQQKLAQVKQARELEAAHGSHALKTIQQLEARRERLRQEQAAQPSVDQDGLTDMEEAIAELEARRLMLEDQLAALQEDAPRHEQTKRDAQHALQQSQQHLTRLEAQHAALARLQQQADQDQQLQTWLARHQLLDANRFWQGLQVEAGWETALEAVLVERLQALPMPVAANALLADRAPARLALFNARAGSDLAPPSLHGWLPLQSKVQAADPRCGAALGDWLSHVWCAESITDIEAAQAALPDGGWVVLRDGLMISRTSARFHAEQDVQSGMLARQRELTQLAQAIEAQAVVLESAQQTAQHSEQTHASIFAELQRKRGESDQLGRQLHQQQMELLRQQQSVERVMQRRQQIAHELAEITEAIALENEARGEAAYKQTELDEQLAHLDEAMASVSTHRTQTDTALEAARNRLRDAEREAREAEFQLKTAQNKIIELEGLKRTHGEQQDTLLERIESLQLELDGFDPTLLDESIQAALNKRGEREVELAKARDAVGHATNKLRELESDKMRIEHGQEPLRERINELRLKEQEARLAVERFTQELQEAGADEAALLPMLPAHGKVSTFVGQIGSLTQQLNALGAVNLAAMQELEESRTRKAFLDAQAADLTEAMDTLEGAIRKIDKESSDLLQATFDKVNASMMELFPLLFGGGQARLVMTGETILDAGVQVIAQPPGKKNSTIHLLSGGEKALTALSLVFALFQLNPAPFCLLDEVDAPLDDANTSRFCDMVKRMSANTQFLYISHNKITMEMADQLVGITMQEKGVSRVVAVDIEAALSMAEPLAS; encoded by the coding sequence TTGCGTCTCTCTCAAATCAAACTCGCGGGCTTCAAATCTTTTGTCGATCCTCAGCAGATCCCTGTTCCTGGGCAGCTGGTGGCGGTGGTGGGCCCCAATGGTTGCGGCAAATCCAACGTGATCGATGCTGTTCGTTGGGTGCTGGGCGAAAGCTCGGCCAAGCAATTGCGTGGCGAATCCATGCAGGATGTGATCTTCAATGGCTCGGATCACCGGAAGCCGGTCGGTCGTGCTTCGGTTGAGCTGGTGTTCGACAACAGCCTGGGGCGGGCTGCCGGGCAGTGGTCGCAATATGCCGAGATCTCCATCAAGCGCGTGCTGACCCGGCAGGGTGAGTCGAGCTATTTCATCAACAACATCCAGTGTCGCCGTCGTGACATCCAGGATCTGTTCCTGGGGACGGGTGTCGGCACCCGTGGTTATGCGGTGATCGAGCAGGGCATGATCTCGCGCATCATCGAGGCCCGCCCGGAAGAATTGCGCGTGTTTCTGGAGGAGGCGGCCGGGGTATCAAAATACAAAGAGCGCCGCAAGGAAACCGAAGCCAGGCTCAACGACACTCGGGACAATCTGACACGGGTCGATGACATCCGCCAGGAGCTGGAAAGCCAGCTGGAAAAGCTGGCGGTGCAGGCCGAGGTGGCCGAGAAGTATCAACAGCTGAAGCAGACGCTGGAGAACACCCAGAATCTGCTGGCCCTGCTCCGTAAGCTGGAGGCGCAGAAAGACCAGGAGAAACTGACGCGTGATATCGCCACGGCAGTCAACGATCTGGAAGCGGCCACCGCGCAATTGCGCGACACCGAAAGCCAGCTGGAGCAATTGCGCGAGACGCATTTCACGGCCAGTGACGAGCTGCATGCGGTACAAGGCCGGCTGTATGAAGCCAATGCCGAGGTGGCGAGGCTGGAGCAGCAGATCATCCACCTGAAAGACAGCCGTGGGCGTCTTGGCAACCAGATCAGCCAAGCCAAAGCCCAGCTGTCGCAATTGCAGCAGCAGGTGGGTACGACCGATGAGCTGCACTTGCATTGGCAAAGTGAAACCGAGGTGCTGGCAGAGCGTGTGGAATGGGCGCAGACCCATCTATTGGAAGCCAATGAAGCCATGCCTGCGTTGGAGAGCGCCTGGCGGACGGCTCAGCAATCCTTTGGCGAGATTCAACAGAAGCTGGCTCAGGTCAAGCAGGCCCGTGAGCTGGAAGCCGCCCACGGCAGCCATGCGCTGAAGACCATCCAGCAATTGGAGGCCCGCCGTGAGCGTCTGCGACAGGAGCAGGCGGCGCAACCCAGCGTGGATCAGGATGGCCTGACCGACATGGAGGAGGCCATTGCCGAGCTGGAAGCCCGGCGGCTGATGTTGGAGGATCAGCTGGCGGCATTGCAGGAGGACGCCCCGCGTCATGAGCAGACCAAGCGTGATGCGCAACATGCCTTGCAGCAGAGCCAACAGCACTTGACCAGGCTGGAGGCCCAACATGCCGCGCTGGCGCGACTGCAGCAACAGGCTGATCAGGATCAGCAACTGCAGACCTGGCTGGCACGGCACCAGTTGTTGGACGCGAATCGTTTCTGGCAAGGGCTGCAGGTTGAGGCAGGATGGGAGACAGCGCTGGAGGCAGTGCTGGTTGAGCGGCTGCAAGCCCTGCCGATGCCGGTGGCGGCCAACGCCCTGTTGGCGGATCGAGCGCCTGCTCGCTTGGCCTTGTTCAACGCACGAGCCGGAAGCGATCTTGCTCCGCCCAGCCTGCACGGGTGGCTGCCGCTGCAAAGCAAGGTGCAGGCGGCTGACCCCCGATGTGGTGCGGCCTTGGGGGATTGGTTGTCCCATGTCTGGTGCGCCGAATCGATCACTGATATCGAGGCTGCTCAGGCTGCATTGCCAGATGGTGGGTGGGTGGTGCTACGCGATGGGCTGATGATCAGCCGCACCAGTGCTCGCTTCCATGCCGAGCAGGATGTGCAATCTGGCATGCTGGCGAGGCAGCGAGAGCTGACGCAGCTGGCGCAGGCCATTGAGGCGCAGGCCGTCGTGTTGGAATCGGCCCAGCAGACCGCCCAGCACTCAGAACAAACCCATGCCTCGATTTTCGCGGAGCTGCAGCGTAAACGCGGCGAATCGGATCAGCTGGGCCGGCAGCTGCATCAACAGCAGATGGAGTTGTTACGCCAGCAGCAATCTGTTGAGCGGGTGATGCAGCGTCGGCAGCAAATCGCGCATGAGCTGGCGGAGATCACTGAAGCCATCGCGCTGGAAAACGAGGCCCGGGGCGAAGCCGCCTATAAGCAGACCGAGCTGGACGAACAGTTGGCACATCTGGATGAGGCGATGGCCTCGGTCAGCACACATCGCACCCAGACGGACACCGCATTGGAAGCGGCGCGGAACCGGCTACGCGACGCAGAGCGTGAAGCGCGGGAGGCTGAGTTCCAGCTCAAGACTGCGCAAAACAAGATCATCGAGCTGGAAGGCTTGAAGCGTACCCACGGTGAGCAACAGGATACCTTGCTTGAGCGCATCGAGTCATTGCAGCTGGAGCTGGATGGATTCGACCCGACTTTGCTGGATGAATCGATCCAGGCGGCGTTGAACAAACGTGGGGAGCGCGAGGTGGAGCTGGCCAAGGCACGGGATGCGGTCGGCCATGCCACTAACAAGCTGCGTGAGCTGGAGTCCGATAAGATGCGTATCGAGCACGGCCAGGAGCCCCTGCGGGAGCGTATCAATGAGCTACGCTTGAAGGAACAGGAGGCGCGCCTGGCTGTCGAACGCTTTACACAGGAATTGCAAGAGGCCGGTGCGGATGAGGCCGCGTTGCTGCCCATGTTGCCTGCCCATGGCAAAGTCTCGACTTTTGTCGGGCAGATCGGCTCATTGACCCAACAACTGAATGCATTGGGTGCAGTCAACCTGGCCGCGATGCAGGAGCTGGAGGAGTCGCGTACCCGGAAAGCCTTTCTGGACGCACAGGCGGCGGATCTCACCGAAGCGATGGACACCCTTGAAGGCGCTATCCGTAAGATCGACAAGGAATCGAGTGATTTGCTGCAGGCGACCTTCGACAAGGTGAATGCATCGATGATGGAGCTGTTCCCCTTGCTGTTCGGCGGGGGGCAGGCGCGGCTGGTGATGACCGGCGAAACCATTCTGGATGCTGGCGTGCAGGTGATCGCCCAGCCGCCGGGCAAAAAGAACAGCACGATCCACCTGCTGTCGGGCGGTGAAAAAGCGCTGACCGCATTGAGCCTGGTGTTTGCACTGTTTCAGCTCAATCCGGCCCCGTTCTGCTTGTTGGATGAGGTGGATGCGCCGCTGGATGATGCCAACACCAGCCGGTTCTGCGATATGGTGAAACGGATGTCGGCCAATACCCAGTTTCTTTACATCAGCCATAACAAGATTACGATGGAAATGGCGGATCAGCTGGTTGGCATCACCATGCAGGAAAAAGGGGTGTCGCGGGTGGTGGCGGTGGATATCGAAGCTGCTTTGTCGATGGCCGAGCCGCTTGCCAGCTGA
- a CDS encoding PilZ domain-containing protein, protein MIAPSQDTLHGGQRPASIGLDLSLGLALAPLPASWETQIEQWMQANQALLVGLAALDAGGGELAHEFDATRQSDRIEAKLNLTLHLLARFMAAQCPQPAAQPVTLYTDRLVWQGQPPQSIDDEQLLMLYLSAQIPEPLRLPVRIAACNPANDNTWRIDAEFQHLSDPVADWLARTIFRYHRRQIQAHRKSTQPGTAL, encoded by the coding sequence GTGATCGCTCCATCACAAGACACCCTGCATGGCGGCCAACGGCCCGCATCGATCGGGCTCGATCTATCCCTAGGGTTGGCGCTCGCCCCGCTGCCCGCTAGCTGGGAGACACAGATCGAGCAATGGATGCAGGCCAACCAGGCTTTGCTGGTCGGCTTGGCGGCACTGGATGCAGGCGGTGGCGAGCTGGCGCACGAATTCGACGCGACGCGACAGAGCGACCGGATCGAGGCCAAGCTGAATTTGACCCTGCATCTTCTGGCTCGATTCATGGCGGCGCAGTGCCCACAGCCCGCAGCCCAACCCGTGACGCTGTATACCGACCGACTGGTCTGGCAGGGCCAGCCACCTCAGTCAATCGACGACGAACAACTGTTGATGCTGTATCTGTCCGCGCAGATCCCCGAGCCGCTCAGGCTGCCGGTGCGAATCGCCGCCTGCAACCCGGCCAATGACAACACCTGGCGCATCGATGCCGAGTTCCAGCACCTATCCGACCCGGTGGCCGATTGGTTGGCGCGCACGATATTCCGCTACCACCGCCGGCAGATCCAAGCCCATCG